A single region of the Burkholderiales bacterium genome encodes:
- a CDS encoding OmpA family protein, whose translation MTTTRAREIVLAIAAMSAAGCASVPEKNPAVEQARAAYAAAASDPQVAQNAAVELNRAERALEETERLWKDRAEQAQIEHNAYLATQRSKIARETSQLRAAEQAVTTTSSERDRVLLQARTREAEAARNRADAKSQDAEQSRLIAEARAREAQAARDQALEQSREAQTARELAAAQTAEALAAKQRAEEMQQRAKELESQLSELKAKQTERGLVLTLSDVLFDTGKSELRPGASRAIDQLSKFLNEYPERSAMIEGFTDSVGAENYNQGLSERRANAVRAALVTAGIDPGRINVRGFGEAFPVVSNSTPGGRQQNRRVEIVISDEKGKIPERTASGAPAS comes from the coding sequence ATGACCACAACGCGGGCCAGGGAGATCGTCCTTGCGATCGCCGCCATGTCCGCCGCCGGCTGCGCGAGCGTTCCGGAAAAAAACCCTGCCGTCGAGCAGGCGCGTGCTGCTTACGCGGCCGCGGCTTCCGATCCGCAGGTCGCGCAGAATGCCGCCGTCGAACTGAACCGCGCTGAGCGCGCGCTCGAGGAAACCGAGCGGCTTTGGAAAGACCGGGCCGAGCAGGCACAGATCGAACACAACGCCTATCTGGCAACGCAGCGATCGAAAATTGCGCGCGAAACCTCGCAGTTGCGCGCAGCCGAACAAGCGGTGACGACGACGAGCTCCGAACGCGACCGCGTGCTGTTGCAGGCGCGTACTCGTGAAGCGGAAGCCGCGCGCAATCGGGCTGATGCGAAATCGCAGGATGCCGAACAGTCCCGGCTGATCGCTGAAGCGCGCGCGCGTGAAGCGCAAGCTGCGCGCGACCAGGCGCTCGAGCAATCGCGTGAAGCGCAGACCGCGCGCGAACTTGCTGCGGCGCAGACGGCCGAAGCGCTTGCCGCAAAACAGCGCGCCGAGGAAATGCAGCAGCGCGCCAAAGAGCTGGAGTCGCAGCTTTCCGAACTGAAGGCGAAACAGACCGAACGCGGTCTGGTATTGACGTTGAGCGATGTGCTGTTCGATACCGGCAAATCAGAATTGCGCCCCGGCGCATCGCGCGCAATCGATCAACTGAGCAAATTTCTGAACGAGTATCCGGAGCGTTCGGCGATGATCGAAGGCTTTACCGACAGCGTAGGCGCTGAAAACTATAACCAGGGTTTATCGGAGCGGCGCGCCAACGCCGTGCGCGCTGCGCTGGTGACAGCCGGCATCGATCCCGGGCGCATCAATGTGCGCGGTTTCGGCGAGGCGTTCCCGGTGGTCAGCAATTCGACACCGGGCGGCCGCCAGCAAAACCGGCGCGTTGAGATCGTCATCTCGGACGAGAAGGG